The following proteins come from a genomic window of Natronosalvus vescus:
- a CDS encoding alpha/beta fold hydrolase: protein MIRVAESPTPTTHAPADWPTDAERVYATQQARLADHYNLEVESRSLETKVAGRVHYLEAGDPDGEPVVLLHGVSMTAATWLPMVSALTDEYRVYIPDRPGRGLSDAPSYRGRDLRRFMVAYLLELFDGLALDQPHVVGSSLGGQQAFLLAIDHDHVDRLCLVGAPGGISREFPVLQRLLTVRGVNRLLFWLEGRGDPVENAMDAAEQVLVDDTSAIPDEFYEVIAASKELPGRQESLRSLTTEQGSFGRMHPLFDLRDEIIDIERPTAFVWGTEDAYWPPEVGRPVADRMVNATFEVLEGHGHVPWMEPGDETETRIRSFLDG from the coding sequence ATGATACGAGTTGCCGAGAGCCCCACACCAACCACGCACGCGCCGGCCGACTGGCCGACCGACGCGGAGCGAGTCTACGCCACCCAGCAAGCCCGCCTCGCCGACCACTACAACCTCGAGGTCGAGTCCCGGTCGCTCGAGACCAAGGTTGCCGGGCGGGTGCACTACCTCGAGGCCGGCGACCCCGACGGGGAACCGGTCGTCTTGCTCCACGGCGTCTCGATGACCGCGGCGACGTGGCTGCCGATGGTCTCCGCACTGACCGACGAGTATCGGGTGTACATCCCTGACCGTCCGGGACGAGGGCTGTCGGACGCTCCGAGCTACCGCGGTCGCGACCTGCGACGGTTCATGGTCGCGTATCTGCTCGAGCTGTTCGACGGGCTCGCCCTCGATCAGCCTCACGTCGTCGGCAGTTCCCTTGGGGGCCAGCAGGCGTTCTTGCTCGCGATCGATCACGACCACGTCGACCGGCTGTGTCTCGTGGGTGCCCCCGGCGGAATCTCACGCGAGTTCCCCGTGCTCCAGCGACTGTTGACCGTCCGCGGGGTCAACCGACTCCTCTTCTGGCTCGAGGGGCGCGGTGATCCAGTCGAGAACGCCATGGATGCGGCCGAACAGGTGCTCGTCGACGACACGTCGGCGATTCCGGACGAGTTTTACGAAGTCATCGCTGCCAGCAAGGAGCTACCGGGGCGTCAGGAAAGTCTGCGATCGCTGACGACCGAGCAGGGCTCGTTCGGCCGGATGCACCCGTTGTTCGATCTCCGCGACGAAATCATCGACATCGAGCGCCCGACGGCGTTCGTCTGGGGCACCGAGGACGCCTACTGGCCGCCCGAGGTCGGCCGTCCCGTCGCCGATCGAATGGTGAACGCGACGTTCGAGGTGCTCGAGGGACACGGCCACGTGCCCTGGATGGAGCCAGGCGACGAAACGGAAACGCGGATTCGGTCGTTCCTGGACGGGTGA
- a CDS encoding tRNA sulfurtransferase, which translates to MHPPGADTVLVRHGDLNTKSNTVKRYMVDILAENLEATLADRSVSGDVEGNWNRPLIQTTEAAVEDAARAASDVFGVVSTSPALVVEPELETICDALAETALASYDADVGTFAVDASRADKRLPFTSEDLARRGGTAIWEAVEDEFDPEVDLDDPDITFGVEVREDAAYLFLDRFSGPGGLPLRSQAPMVALVSGGIDSPVAAYEIMRRGSPVIPVYVALGDYGGPDHEARAIETIRSLSRYAPNVDLSVYRVPGGETVSLLAETMEEGRMLSLRRFFYRTAEHIAHEHDASGIVTGEAIGQKSSQTAQNVGVTSRATRLPIHRPLLTWDKQDIVATAREIGTYRDSTINAGCNRVAPDRAETNALLERLLEVEPDDLFDRAEAAAANADRISL; encoded by the coding sequence ATGCACCCGCCCGGCGCCGACACCGTCCTCGTCCGACACGGGGATCTCAACACGAAGAGCAACACCGTCAAGCGGTACATGGTGGACATCCTCGCGGAAAACCTCGAGGCCACCCTCGCCGACCGCTCGGTGTCGGGCGACGTGGAGGGGAACTGGAACCGACCGCTGATCCAGACCACCGAAGCCGCCGTCGAGGACGCTGCCCGGGCTGCGTCGGACGTCTTTGGCGTCGTCTCGACCAGCCCAGCCCTCGTCGTGGAACCAGAGCTCGAGACGATCTGTGACGCGCTCGCGGAGACAGCCCTCGCGAGCTACGACGCCGACGTCGGTACGTTCGCCGTCGACGCCAGCCGGGCCGACAAGCGCCTTCCGTTTACCAGCGAGGATCTCGCTCGGCGGGGTGGCACCGCCATCTGGGAGGCCGTCGAGGACGAGTTCGACCCCGAAGTCGACCTCGACGACCCCGACATCACGTTCGGCGTGGAGGTTCGGGAAGACGCCGCGTACCTCTTCCTCGATCGATTCTCCGGCCCCGGCGGGCTCCCGCTACGATCCCAGGCCCCGATGGTCGCCCTCGTCAGCGGCGGGATCGACTCCCCGGTCGCCGCCTACGAGATCATGCGCCGGGGGTCGCCGGTAATCCCGGTCTACGTTGCCCTCGGCGATTACGGCGGCCCGGATCACGAAGCGCGGGCGATCGAAACGATCCGCTCGCTGTCCCGGTATGCGCCGAACGTCGACCTTTCGGTCTACCGCGTCCCAGGCGGCGAGACCGTCTCCTTGCTCGCCGAGACGATGGAGGAAGGCCGCATGCTCTCACTCCGTCGGTTCTTCTATCGCACCGCCGAGCACATCGCCCACGAGCACGACGCCAGCGGGATCGTGACCGGTGAGGCGATCGGCCAGAAGTCGAGCCAGACGGCCCAGAACGTCGGCGTCACCAGCCGGGCGACCCGCCTGCCGATTCACCGCCCCCTCCTGACCTGGGACAAACAGGATATCGTCGCCACGGCCCGCGAGATCGGTACCTACCGGGACTCGACGATCAACGCCGGCTGTAACCGGGTCGCCCCCGACCGCGCCGAGACCAACGCTCTACTCGAGCGCCTGCTCGAGGTCGAACCCGACGACCTGTTCGATCGCGCGGAAGCGGCGGCGGCGAACGCCGATCGGATTTCGCTGTAG